One part of the Anaerolineales bacterium genome encodes these proteins:
- a CDS encoding HNH endonuclease, with protein MPVSSICEVCKKVFQHKKYNKGKTRRFCSNACYYKIHKIPQGFCKNCNKLFKQRALHGRQKFCTRACRWEFERKKTPTTVCEHCGVKFSRSASIFKYNAVRFCSVSCAEASGYRKTTPRYTVPRKITKCGNCGADFEHRSTERRTYCSQACAGTLGRVRNPSYRRLKTKGWVRLRLEIIERDRCCRVCGSTKRLAVHHVIPWRISHDDSPSNLVTLCNSCHPRVESGLVSL; from the coding sequence ATGCCCGTTTCTTCTATTTGCGAAGTTTGCAAAAAAGTCTTTCAGCACAAAAAATACAACAAGGGAAAAACAAGACGCTTTTGTTCGAACGCGTGCTATTACAAAATCCACAAAATCCCGCAGGGATTTTGCAAAAATTGCAACAAACTGTTTAAGCAACGCGCTCTTCACGGCAGGCAAAAGTTTTGCACTCGTGCTTGCAGATGGGAATTTGAACGCAAGAAAACGCCGACTACTGTCTGCGAACATTGCGGAGTAAAGTTTTCCCGATCTGCAAGCATCTTCAAATACAACGCTGTTCGCTTTTGTTCTGTAAGTTGTGCCGAAGCCAGCGGTTACCGCAAAACCACACCCCGATACACCGTCCCGCGCAAAATCACAAAATGCGGAAACTGTGGGGCGGACTTTGAACATCGCTCCACGGAACGCAGGACGTACTGCTCGCAGGCGTGCGCAGGGACGCTTGGCAGAGTGCGCAATCCGTCTTACCGCAGGCTGAAAACCAAGGGATGGGTGCGCCTCAGACTCGAAATCATCGAGCGCGATCGGTGCTGCCGGGTTTGCGGTTCTACAAAGAGACTGGCAGTCCACCATGTCATTCCGTGGCGCATCAGCCACGATGACAGTCCGTCCAATCTCGTAACCCTCTGCAACTCCTGCCATCCGCGAGTTGAAAGCGGACTTGTTTCGCTCTAA
- a CDS encoding phage head closure protein, protein MTLTAAELADMRATIAELLPDTCVIKTLTTAPDGMGGQTETWSASGTATCRLDRRSGNERMAGGAIRAYGEWVLTVPYNTALTTDNRVEHNGLTYNVTEVNSDKSWKDCVRATVEMVA, encoded by the coding sequence ATGACGCTGACCGCTGCCGAGTTGGCAGACATGCGCGCCACGATTGCCGAGCTGCTGCCGGACACCTGCGTTATCAAAACGCTGACGACCGCGCCGGATGGTATGGGCGGGCAGACGGAAACGTGGAGCGCATCGGGGACGGCGACCTGCCGCCTTGACCGCCGCTCCGGTAATGAGCGCATGGCGGGCGGAGCAATCCGCGCCTATGGCGAATGGGTGCTGACTGTGCCGTACAACACCGCTCTGACGACTGATAACCGCGTGGAGCACAACGGCCTTACTTACAACGTGACCGAGGTGAATAGCGACAAGTCCTGGAAAGACTGTGTGCGGGCAACTGTGGAGATGGTGGCGTGA
- a CDS encoding glycosyltransferase family 2 protein translates to MTLSLLCVTKGEPHAAEFLADTSVQAAALGAEFVVAHDGDFLAGADAEIAARLSAIPKLGANSMHYLVKSNGSIESVLDEAASVCSGDYILRIDDDELISAEMMLWLYSGEYTQSDVWSFPRKHLWRDGYLTNPPLYPDIQTRLTVKEKAGGRKQVHDGSPFGAGRVANVHILHHKFLVKSYVERKALAARYDSLREGAGTGHWLPFNLPEDAFETLEVAK, encoded by the coding sequence ATGACGCTGTCCTTGCTTTGCGTAACTAAGGGCGAGCCGCATGCGGCCGAGTTTCTTGCCGACACCTCTGTTCAGGCGGCTGCGCTGGGAGCGGAGTTTGTCGTTGCGCACGATGGAGACTTTCTCGCAGGCGCAGATGCGGAGATTGCGGCGCGCTTGTCAGCAATACCAAAGCTTGGAGCAAATTCCATGCATTACCTCGTTAAGAGCAACGGTTCGATTGAAAGCGTGCTTGACGAGGCTGCTTCTGTTTGTTCTGGCGACTATATTCTGCGCATTGACGACGATGAGCTTATTAGCGCGGAGATGATGCTTTGGCTTTATTCCGGCGAATACACGCAGTCGGATGTGTGGAGCTTCCCCCGCAAGCACTTGTGGAGAGACGGCTATCTGACTAATCCTCCACTGTACCCCGATATACAAACCCGCCTGACCGTCAAAGAAAAGGCGGGCGGGCGCAAGCAAGTGCATGACGGTTCGCCGTTTGGGGCGGGGCGGGTGGCGAATGTTCACATCCTGCATCACAAGTTTCTGGTCAAGAGCTATGTGGAGCGCAAGGCTCTTGCTGCGCGCTATGACTCCCTGCGTGAAGGTGCTGGAACGGGGCATTGGCTGCCGTTCAACCTTCCCGAAGATGCATTTGAAACGCTGGAGGTGGCGAAGTGA
- a CDS encoding class I SAM-dependent methyltransferase — MTASLYPASYFIGHAYADDPRRKAMKAQEAARIKARLSVASGSVLDVGCGIGDFLAEHFAAWEKFGTEVSEYAFRQAAKRGIRAVDAGIPMEWDLVVWRGTFQHLDEPMGMLRECIEEMKPGALIAFLATPNTNSLVYKLFGDLPALDAPRNFVIPSDKMLANILKNLGLKDIEVVKPYWGTPYANPVMDLVKFVLRLFGVKVKFAWPGSMMEIYARK; from the coding sequence ATGACAGCCAGCCTGTATCCCGCTAGCTACTTCATCGGCCATGCGTATGCGGATGACCCGAGGCGCAAGGCCATGAAGGCGCAGGAGGCCGCCCGTATCAAGGCGCGGCTGTCTGTGGCATCCGGTAGCGTGTTGGATGTAGGCTGCGGCATTGGCGATTTTCTGGCCGAGCATTTTGCCGCTTGGGAAAAATTCGGAACAGAAGTTAGCGAGTACGCATTTCGCCAAGCAGCGAAGCGCGGAATCAGAGCGGTGGATGCCGGTATCCCGATGGAGTGGGATTTAGTTGTCTGGCGCGGTACGTTCCAGCACCTTGACGAACCGATGGGGATGTTGCGGGAGTGTATCGAAGAAATGAAGCCAGGCGCATTGATCGCATTCCTCGCCACGCCAAACACGAACAGCCTTGTCTACAAGCTGTTTGGTGACTTGCCTGCGCTGGATGCGCCGCGCAACTTTGTAATCCCCAGCGACAAGATGCTGGCGAACATTTTGAAGAATCTCGGCTTGAAAGACATTGAGGTGGTCAAGCCGTATTGGGGAACGCCGTATGCGAACCCCGTGATGGATCTGGTGAAGTTTGTGCTGCGGCTGTTTGGTGTGAAAGTGAAATTCGCCTGGCCTGGCTCAATGATGGAGATTTATGCCCGCAAATAA